One Rhinolophus ferrumequinum isolate MPI-CBG mRhiFer1 chromosome X, mRhiFer1_v1.p, whole genome shotgun sequence genomic window, TTGGTTTTTTGACCTAAAGTTCTTGAAGTGAAAGAAGCTTGAACTGAGTTATACCAGACCAGAACCTCTTTACTCTTCTAGGCTGGAGCAAGTGAGAGGTGACAGAATAAAGTTAGATGTTGGGTCTCTTCTGACTTGTTTCTGTTGCCATAGGATTGGGAGGAAATGTCCACAAGAAGTGAAATTGAGAGGGACATCACAAAACCCATCACAATTATTgttgtgctttaaaaaatgtataatcataTTTCCAGAAATTATACTTTGGTTCTTGATGGAAGAAAAGGCACATCCCTATGAGTGAGTATCCATTAACTTTGTGGAAAAGGGCGACTCGGCTTGGCCTGTGGGAATTTCTGCATGGGCACTCAACAGATAAATAAGGAAGGAGCATTCCCTTCAGAACACATAAAACAGGAGGCTGgttacattttctacttttcaacTGGCTGCGTGAGGGTTTATAGACATGTGTGACTACAGGTCCTATACTTCATAGAACAGGGATTTGGTACCTGAGAGATGCAATGCTAATGTCAATTCATTAACTCTTGGCCTGCCAGTGTTGAAGGGAGTTTAGCAATCATGTTGAGTAAGTAGCAGAGAGCACATACCATTGTTCTTTTAGTGTTTCTACAAGAATGGCAATGGTTAAATGCCTTTAATTGCTGGTTTCCTGTATTATGTCCCATTCCAAAATGGTTAGTATTCCTTGGGTTCAAAGTCTAGCTCTGCCATTGACCGTCTGTATAACTTTGGGCATGTCACTTGCCCTTTTGTGGCCTCGGTTCCctttataaaaggagaaaactgagttGGGAGATCTTTAGGTTCCTTTTAGCTCTGAAAACAGGAGATTTTTCCATAAATAGAattgtgcttttcctttttttggaaaATCTATTCTTTCCTAATGTTGAAACGCTAGTGGTCCAGTGAGTGAAGTAACCAAGCTATAAGAATTGTCTCACAGAGTCTATAAGAAGGTAGGAAGCAAAGATACATTCTGAAGTATGTTTCTCATATTAAATCTTTGTTGGTATTCCAAGTGACATTTTTTCCTGCACAGCTCACATTCCACACCAAAATGCTATCTGGAAGGGCACATACTGATTAagaacttttcaaagaaaacatattttctctgATTGAAATCCAAACGTATTGATTGTTTTATCTCTATCGGGAGAAACTGCTTTCTATTTGATAATGGATGACAACTCTCCATACCACTTCATCTGTCAGTTGGGCAGCAGGGTGATACAAGGAGCTTCCAAGTCTTGTGGGCTAAGCCATTAGCCATGACAGTCAGCTCTAAGCCATGTCCTGGCCCTAGCATGGTCACCATGAACAAGTTTAGACCTGTTACAGATATGATTCCTAAATCGATGACTTGGTGGCAAAATCTTTAAAAGTGGCAAGCCCATCTCAAAGCTTCTGTACAGGGTGGGACCTGGAGAGATTTAAGAGCAGTGCAGATCAGAGTTTCTTGCAGAGAGGACATTTGGGGCATGAACTGTGTGCTACTTCTTTGCACCCATAGCAGGAAAGCCCCAGAAGATTAAAACTTAAGTATTTATGAGCTAAATATGTTTCCCTCAGTCTTGGAATGCCTAGTGAGAATACCACTTATATTTGCACGGAATGCTTGCATTTCACAAAGTACTTTCACATGCATTAGCTCATTCGGTTGTTAAAACTTTAATCATGGGACATAGATTGAGCATATGCTTTTATCATGTTACAAATGAAGGATCAGTCATGCCCTTTAATCTTACGCTTGGTCCCACAACCTACTCTTGAAATCATGGCTTGTAGACCAAGGTTCTTTCTACTATTCTAAGCTGTTCAGTTATTCAAGCCTAGAGCTAATGCTGACAGACCAAGTAATCATAgcagctcacatttattgagctcttattaTGGCTCAGGAACTTTACGTAattctcacttaatcttcacaacaacctaaTGAGGCCAGTATTATTATcgtaacccttattttacagaagaggaaaatgaagctcagagaagttaagaactTGCTTAGGGTTACATGATAGTAAGTCACAGAGTTAAGACTCAAACTCAGTCAGTCTGGCTTCAGAATCCATATTCTTAACCATGATGGTATGCTGCTGGCAACTCCCTGCCCCCTACCCTTTCCAAAAGGTTTGAGAATAGGAAAAAGAGTGGGTTTTACTTCCTGGACTATGTTAGCAACAGTGTACCAAGGGGAAATACTGTTTTAAGCCAGTCTTCTAGAAATAGCCACTAGGAGCTGATTATGATACCAATATGTCCGCAGGCCCGTTTCTGGGTCCTTTCTGGCCTTTGCCACTCTGGGCCCTCTTCCTGATCTCCACAGTCCTTTCCCTCTGAGTCCTCAGCAACATTGTCACCTGTCTTTGGACATGTACCACTCTCCCTTTTAGATGAGATTTGTAGGTTattgtacaaaaatatttcagagttaGTATTATTTATTCCCCACTTCTAAAACAAACCTGAGGGAACTCCTTTAAAAACTGTCTATTAAATAATTTGGACTTTAGAAAGAGATCCGAAACTTTGTAGAAGAAAGGCAAGGGAGAAGAAGAGGTGAAAGGTGTTTCCATCAAGAACTTGGAATGGAAGCGCGATTGGAGCCAGGCGAGAAGCGTGCATGCTGAGTTTCCCGTTTTCACCATGCGGACATCTCTACTGTAAAGATGGTCAATGTGCCCAAAACCTGAAGGACTTTCTGTAAGAAGTGTGGAAAGCATCAGCCTCACTAAGTGACCCAGTATAAGAAGGGCAAGGATTCCCTGTATGCCCAGGGAAAGAGGCATTATGATTGAGAGGAGAATGGCTATGGTGGGCAGACAAAGCCGATTTTCCAGAAGAAGGCTAAAACCACAAAGAAGATTGTGCTGAGGCTTGAATGTGTTGAGCCTAACTTCAGATCTAAGAGGATGCTGGCCATTAAGAGATGCAAGCATTTTGAACTGGGAGGAGATAAGAAGAGAAAGGGCCAAGTGATCCAGTTCTAAGTTTTGGGAttcttattttgagaaaaatgttgaAGCTTTAGAAAAATACCTGTATGAAAATTAATGCAGtgatattcacacacacacacacacacacacacacacacacacacagaacttgGAATGGAAGTCATTTCCAACATTTCATGAGCTCTGTGAACAGGGTCCTGGGTCTGCCACTAAGAATACAGAGCCTCAAAAAACATAGCCTCTGTCCTCAGGAAGCTCAAAATCTAGTAGTATTAGAATGACCACTGCTCTTGAGCATTCAATTTGGCTTTGAATTCAAACAAAGACAATAAGTGGAATGTGACGGATTATCTAGTACTTTTCTGATAAACTGTGTTATGTCTTTTATTCAGAAGAGACAAGCTTCTGGTGTGGccatttagctcagttggttagagtgcagtgctggTAGcactaaggttgctggttcgatccctgcatgggccatgGTGACCtgctccctccttaaaaaaaaacaaaaaacacacaatgggatttatagatgatgtaataaagaattgtacacttgaaatctatgtaattttactaaaaattgtcaccccaataaattaaaaaaaagagagagacaagcttctttaaaatgcagaataataatgataaattattattttatagcaaTAATAGTTCATTCTCAAGGTGAGGTGGAACTAGGATGCGGacttatatgtaatataatgagtgatatatttactttatttttttaattttattggggaatattggggaacagtgtttctccagggcccatcagctccaagtcgttgtccttcaatctagttgtgtctAGTAGTGGAGGTTGCAGCTCTGCTCCAAATCCAGTTacggttttcaatctttagttgcagggggcacagcccaccatcccatgcgggaattgaaccggcaaccttgttaagagcttgaactctaacgaactgagccatccggccacccctccagtagctcagtggcagctcgttgtcttcaatctagttgtggagggcgcacctcactggcccatgttggaactgaactggcaaccctgttcagagctcgtgctctaaccaactgagccatccggttgcCCCATGAGTGATATTTTTAATGGAGTTTTGGCAAAGGATTCCGACCtgcctttttattattacaattttttttttacaaaagtttattcttttttttaatacaggacacactttattaatagttttattcttaaatgtacAATAGGCTCCAAGACAACACTTCATTCTAGCTATAGGTGGCAATAGGTTGTTATGGCAGGGAATCCAGATGTTAAAACAGGAATGGAATTCAGGATCACCATTGTCCCAGGCATAAGAACAGCTAACTTTTTGTCAGATTTCTTAATTCCATCTGTGGCCAGGTGGCTCTTCCCCTTGGCCTTTGCTTTTATCTCCTCGAGttttttttgctcttctttttgcTTCTGCTTGAATGCCTTATCTTCCTCATCCGTCTCCTTGGCCTGCTTCTCGAGTTGCTTCAAGGGCTTCTTACCACCTTCATAGCCAAACATGGCTCCTACCACCCCTTCCCCAGACTCTGCCACCGGAAGTGGCAGGACCCACCTTTTATAAGAGCAATGCATGTATCGCTGTCACGTGGGGTGTTAAGCGGGGTCCcatctggggtctctagtccctctccccacataagaatgcaggatatggtgaggccaaaaaggaacacccacagagccatagataggggggtcataccattatagtctcgctggcatctgggttggagacacaggaagcaggagccacactatctgcaacctgccacccacttctctctgccaaccaatctcacttgctaagtgcaatctgccatgctaattgcaatccgctcttgctggctcagccaccatcttcttgctag contains:
- the LOC117024517 gene encoding translation machinery-associated protein 7-like, with the translated sequence MFGYEGGKKPLKQLEKQAKETDEEDKAFKQKQKEEQKKLEEIKAKAKGKSHLATDGIKKSDKKLAVLMPGTMVILNSIPVLTSGFPAITTYCHL